The genomic region CTGCTTCATAGACTAAGCACCAATAGCAAAAGCATGCTACTTTTTATCCTTGTTATAACAAAAGCATGCTActttaaaaattcaatcattTGAATAACAAAAGCatggtatttatttttcttggcagtaatatcacacacacacacacacacacacacacgcgcGCGCGCAcgcgcgcgcgcgcgcacacacactTATTAACTATATGTGCATTATCTGTATATtcagatttaattttttttatgttgctttGTAATAATATCATATAACACATCTGTATATTCatatatcaatattttttattgctaACCATTACATTTTACAGTGTTTGATCAGTTATGGCAAGTGAAGGTGTGGCAAGTGAAGGAAGACATGAAACTAGGGCAAAGTGGAATGAAATTCACAAGGCTCACCTAGTAAAGTTATTAGGTGAGTATAATTCTCCTACGTACCATTCACAAAATGGATGGATCAAAGAAGAATGGAACAAGATGGTACACGACATGATAACCAAGTTTTCCAATCCAAGCATCACCACAAGCCAAGTCAAAGTTGAAAAAACCCTAAAAGCTTCTAAAAGAGTTTTCTGAATTAAGTGGCTTTTGATGGGATTATGAAAGACACATTGTATCGGCTCCTGATGATGTTTGGGGTATGTacataaataatgaattatttcattaattacaaccatctaatttgaaaaaaatccaaaagaggAATAGAGATGCAAGGAAGTGGCAAAATATAccgttttcatattttatggcATTGCAGGAGGTTTATGAGGGtaagcatatattttctaatattttagatTATAAAGTTTCAGTTTactaacatattatatatttaaaatatagggAGATATGCCGAAGGCAAACGATCTCATGGTATAGATGATTATGAAGATATCTCTCAATCACCAGTGCACATAACAAGTCCAAGTGTTTATACTCCAAACGATTCAAGCCAACCATCACCTACACACGAGGCTAAGGATGATGATATCATGCAAGTGGAACCTCCTAGTTCTCAACCATGgaatcctcaaactcaaagttcaagcaatgaaattcttcggggaataagagatcaagatggACAGAGAAGAAAAAGTGAGCGAAAAGGGAAAATGCCTCAAGATTAATCATTCAATATGGATAAATACATTGCATTTCGAGAGCGCGAGAATAAAGAGTATCTCGAAGTTCTCAAGGGCACTCAAGTAGTGGAAAAACACACAATAGAAGATTGCATGAAGGTGTTCAACCAAATGAGTGACAtttacaaagaagaaaaaatgttcAAAGCTACCCAAATTTTCGTTAAAGATAAGAGTTATCGTGAACTCTTCTTATGTCTTCAAGAAGATCATAGAGTGCCATGGCTCAAAATGATGTTCACCAAAATTGAGTAAAAGATGATTATGAACTTGTTATCTTGAACTTGAATGTTTATGAATTTTTCTCATGAACTTGTGTTGATTATGAACTAGTAATCTTGAACTTGTTAAATATCCTTTTGTTGTTCATAGTTGTTATGGGAATCTTTTCATTATGTGTAATTTCCTATAATGCTATTTCAGTATAGGTAATGGTTCTCCAAACTTTCGGatccttttttaaaattaaatcaacataGGCAATGGCTTTGTAACAAGCCCCAATATTCATTCATCTAAAAGTGTTCAGCGATATAATGGATAAGAAACAATTTTATGATTACCACAAACCTATGGTCAATCTCGGCGATAGCTACAATAATCActccacatttgcattgctatttcatctATTTTACGAGCACCTGTATTTCGCTCAGAGTTCATGGTGTCAACGTCCTCTCCATATGACTCATCTCCATTAGGAACGATAGTTTCTTCGACTTCATTATCAAAATCCTCAACAACATATGTACCATTATGTATACAGATGAAGTTATGAAACATATAAGCAGCAACTACTATACCAGTTTGAGAGTCTATTGGGTGAAAAGTTGCTACTTTAAGGATCAGAAATCTTATCTTGAAAATGCTGATGATGCGTTCAACATGATTCCTTAATGACGCATATCGCAAATTAAACAATTCTTTATAATTGCTCGGTCTAGATTGCGCTCGACCTTGCTCTTGCAAATGGTAACGGACACCTTtatatggagcaataaaattcaGGGTATTAGCATATCCTGCatctacaagataatatttaccCCTTGGGACTTCAAAACCTTGTTTAATCGAATGTTGGAGAATCCTAGCATCAGAagcagaaccttcccaaccagctcGTACATATACAAAACGAAGATCAAAATCACATGCAACCATAACATTCTGAGATAGCCTTTGCTTCCTATTTCTGTAAGGATCTTGTTTATCCAAAGAAATCATGATTGGAATATGTGTTACATCAATAGCGCCAACGCAAccctaaaaaataaacaaacatataaaacaacgaaaaaaaaaaaaattatccacagtaaaattcataatatatagctTTGCCTACCTTGAATATGGGAAAAATTTTCGGGAATTCTGAATAACCGGTGATGTCATTATTGATGGAGGTTCTATATATTCATGAGTAATTCGATTAACAGCTTTAAGTACTTTCGTAAAATATCGACTAACCGTTTCTGCAGAATGTTCAAATCGCTCTTGCACATCACGGTTACTAGCATTATGAGCAAGAGTGTATATAAACATTGCTAGTTTCTCCTCGACTGTTGTCTGTTTTGAGTTGTAGAGGAGAGATTTTTTCTATTAAACGATCAACcagtgcttgaaatatataaggctccatacgaaattctcttttgcaacgttcctcatgaccttgaagaatttTTTGTACATATGCAGCACCTGTAAAAATGGATGTGTGATGCTTTACATTTCTCGAAGTTGCTGGATATTCTCTTGACCAATAGCTAAGcattatcatcttcttcatttttttcgcTCCAAAGATTTAAGGAATCCATGGTGGAACACTAGTTAgaactttaaattttttccaCTTATGTGTATAATGTAAAGGAATCATGTTATGTATAAATAGGGAAAATGATAACGGCTATAATTATAACGGCTATATTTACAACGACTATATTTTAAtgtctatttttcaaattttaataaccAACGGTTATAATCCAATGACTACTTTTATTAagtaatgattatttattttgcaaaacaaacactcattctgtaaggaaaaaaaatatgtaataatttttgtaatattttttattttgttacccaaacacccattttgtaggaataaaatatgccatattttctgtaataatcacttgcacttcctacgtaataaaattatgccatattttttttttattttgcatccaaACAGACCCTTACTATAAAGATGGTTCAATTTGATAAACATTTGACTTTTCCATTGGTTTATCGCCTTATTGAATTGGCATTGATCTTACTAGTGGCAGCAACAACAGTTGAAAGAGCATTCTCAGGaaagaatatcatcaaaatagaTTTGTGAAACAAAATAGGCAATGAATGGTTGAACAATATGATGGTTTGCTATATTGAGCGAGAAATGTTTGCTAAAATTGATGATGACATAATATATATTGCAATGTTCATTAGTGgtatttgtattttgtattttaaaatatttttctgattatattatttaaattttttatttataaagttttgttatttgattttttaaaaaaaatttgtaactCCTCCCCACCCCCCACACCCACCCTAGTCATTTCTGGCTCCGGCAATGTTGTTGATGTTAATGAAGCCGGATTTGGTCTCTTGTGGATGATCATTGATGAATTTTGTTCACAATTTCgtatttgattaatatttatgtCATTCCCTTATTAGGTTTAAAATTGTTTTgctagttttttaaattaacaacaAATAGATAGTGGTGTTAgtgtaatatatattatcataaatatggttttgataatttaataaataaatttttttcatatgagAAATTTCTTATGTTAATATGTTTGTAAGGCTCGTAACAATAAAGGAGTAATATGATACATAAATAAGTTTGCAATTTCTATTGgtttgataattaaatttactacaaatattaataagtttaataattaatttaataataaaattaatagtaaaaataattaatacaataattataattattaaaataatatcaattgatataaaaaaatggtaTGTAAAAGGATATCGAGGGTAATCTTATCTCGGGTGTTCACATCCCTTATATACATAAAACCAAACACTTGTTTTCCAATTCCAAATATACAAattcctccaaccaaacacaaaacgTTATAATACAACATCTCCACTAATATCTAACGAAACACTAGATTTAATATCACTGTATTTTAAAATCCAACTATTtacagttacattgtaactgaaAATTCAATGTATTTATAATTACACTCAACCAAACGCTACCTAAAGAAACattatgtaaaatatatttagaAGAATGTTTTAAGAAACTAAAAAATGTAGATAAATTATGAACAATACTAcaaaagataattaataaaaggATTGAATGGCTAATTGAAGTTTATAATTATATACAAGAAAAATTGCAATAAGAGCAAATagggaattaaaagaaaaagcaaatcaTGATAATTAAGATTTAGTTCATTTTGAAGCATgggaaaaatattataaggaaCCATTATcaaacaagatcaactacaacaaCTAGCTCAAATTACCCAAGTACGTTTGATATAGGTAGATACCATGTAACACTAACCACTATTCAATAAACTAATAGAACTACAAAATTGTTACAACCCCCGTCTAGTTATGAATTTACCTATTACCCTGAATAAAgctatagaagaaaaaaaaaaaggtaggcCAGATCCTTTAGAAGTTATTAGAATAATacttaaacaaaataatgaaggtAATATGATGATCCTAAATACAGTCCATCCACAAAATTGGTCAGGGCTAATTGATAGATGGGAATCAGATGTAGTTAATCCAGTAGAAAGAATAACACATACATTAAACGACATTAGTATAAATAATTTCATAGAAAATTTATTAGGAACAACTGCAAGAGATTTATTAAGTAGTTGGaagttgaatttttaaataaaataccaaaGTATAAAAGAAATGATAGACAATCCTTATAATGTAATAGACCAAGTTAAACAATTAATCTTAGGAGCAAATCTTTGTAGAGGAGACATCTTATAACAAGATACAGCACTTGGGGATTtggaaaaattacaaataagaaACTTTAGTGAAATTGTAAAATTTAGTCAGGCTTATATAACCATAGCAGTTAAAACAGGAAAAGCTTTCAATAGTAATGAACTCACAAAATGATTGTTTAGTAAACTACCAAAACCTTTAGGTGAAATAATTTATGAATCATGAGCAGAAATGGGACACAAAACTTAACCAGTATAATTCTGGCAATATTATTCACATTTAATTACCAAAAAGACAATGTTTACAAGTAAAAGCAACTAGACTAATAGCAAATTATAGttactataataaaatttatatacccCCTCTCCCTGCCCCCGCCCCCATTCATAAAAGAAtataagaacaaaagaaaatggaaaaaaaaaccatttattataaaaaagagTAGACCTAAAAATAaccatgttaaaaaatttacacagcataaaacaacaaaaaaatgttaACGTTATATATGTGGTATGGATGGCCTTTATGCTAGAgaacaaaaaaatgagaaagtcaaaaagaagaaattaagtatatattaggAATTAGAATTAGCTGATGAAATAGATATATTAAGCGTGATAGTGAACATGATAGTGATATACGCAGCAGTTTAGGGAGATGAGACAAACAATTTAATAGAAATAGGAAGTTTAATAGACTTTAAAGAAGCTTATTGACAGCAGAAATGGATAAGCAACTAAACCTAACTTATAGCTTGGATAATAACCCTATATTCCTTTTAGAACAAGATAACAAAGTAGAGAATTTCTTTAAGTGTACTCACAACTTTGAACCTTTCAAGCAAAATTATAAGAATAGGTGTGATAAATCCTACAAATTCCATACATTGAGACATAGAGCCACTTGTATTAATTGTGAACTATCTCTCTGTAGGAAATGTGTCTCGGATCTCTTTAATTTTGCCTTTGAAGAAAGAgattcatttattaaaaaaaaatctaatatagaTGCTAGCACAAAAGAGGAAGAAATAACAcatcttttaaatcaaataaaaactacaGAAGATCAAGTAGAAAGGTTAACCTTAGAAAATAATCAGttaaaacacaaaagaaaccTTTAAACAAAGGACTTTAGAAGTCATTGGAGAGTTTAAACAGATAGAGCAAGCTTTAATAATTTCTCTAATGAAATTTAGGAATATTAACCTTGTTAATGTACATTATGTAGTAAAAATTAAAGATAGACAACACAATTCTTGCTAGGAATGAACTTTACTAAAAACCAATCATGAGGTATTACTGTATCATGAGACAAAGTTACAATGTTTAAGAAAGCTAATCTAATAACGGTCCATTTGGATTATGGATTGGGATCGTGGATTGGGGGGGATCAAAATGAAATTATGTTTGGTTGGGTGGGAAGGGAATTCATTGGAAATGTAAAAAGTTAGAAGGAGAAAACTAttaggtaatatcgcaaaaatcaaataacattaaaagggcatgcggaagcaataatatatttgcgatatatattctaattgttttaatgaccaccgtaatttaattaaaaaggcctataaattacctcttaatgattttctttcttttgatgcgccgaatttatctctcggattgtcgtagatctcctagcgtcGAACGAAAattccacgcctctagatcacacgccggaattaagaaacaatctcctcttcttctccaaatagcagctagggttagagaggaagacgGAGCTAGGgaattttctcactagagaattaattgagttaagtctatagttggagaagagtcatatttatagaaacttcataaaaacatgatatacattattcaattatgagttctattcgaaatatgaaccttcataatatgataaacatcattcaattatgaagtcctattcaaaaatatgaaccttcataatatgataaatattaccatagaagttctattagaaatatgagtccctaatctaactaaaatcactttttatcttttgagtcctcataatttttgattatccattcgactccatcgaatttaaatcaaaaatttaaacttaagataaaAACCCCTAGACTAgttttacaatttcactcatcccatgaagtaaaaattataaattgacaattttacccctgtactcaaaacgagactgattctttatccctttaagcgtgactccctaggttcgttccgattggcaatgggaggataccaaaggacatgggtgacacctagccgaccccgtggccccacgtcgtagcccaattgaacacgaatgaatagatcattcacgaacctttccgattatgattaccatatgtgtataaaccttttcgttcttgtatcccaaccgagtgagagccatggtaattgtcaaactcactgaactcgatcacatgcaaataactatagtggggtgaggGATCAAAATGAAATTATGTTTGGTTGGGTGGGAAGGGAATTCATTGGAAATGTAAAAAGTTAGAAGGAGAAAACTATTAGctaatatcgcaaaaatcaaataacattaaaagggcatgcggaagcaataatatatttgcgatatatattctaattgttttaatgaccaccgtaatttaattaaaaaggcctataaattacctcttaatgattttctttcttttgatgcgctgaatttatctctcggattgtcgtagatctcctagcgtcGAACGAAAattccacgcctctagatcacacgccggaattaagaaacaatctcctcttcttctccaaatagcagctagggttagagaggaagacgGAGCTAGGgaattttctcactagagaattaattgagttaagtctatagttggagaagagtcatatttatagaaacttcataaaacatgatatacattattcaattatgagttctattcgaaatatgaaccttcataatatgataaacatcattcaattatgaagtcctattcaaaatatgaaccttcataatatgataaacattaccatagaagttctattagaaatatgagtcctaatctaactaaaatcacttttatctttgagtcctcataattttgattatccattcgactccatcgaatttaaatcaaaatttaaacttaagataaaaaccctagactagtttacaatttcactcatcccatgaagtaaaattataaattgacaattttacccctgtactcaaaacgagactgattctttatccctttaagcgtgactccctaggttcgttccgattggcaatgggaggataccaaaggacatgggtgacacctagccagccccgtggccccacgtcgtagcccaattgaacacgaatgaatagatcattacgaacctttccgattatgattaccatatgtgtataaacctttcgttcttgtatcccaaccgagtgagagccatggtaattgtcaaactcactgaactcgatcacatgcaaataactatagtggggtgaggGATCAAAATGAAATTATGTTTGGTTGGGTGGGAAGGGAATTCATTGGAAATGTAAAAAGTTAGAAGGAGAAAACTAttaggtaatatcgcaaaaatcaaataacattaaaagggcatacggaagcaataatatatttgcgatatatattctaattgttttaatgaccaccgtaatttaattaaaaaggcctataaattacctcttaatgattttctttcttttgatgcgccgaatttatctctcggattgtcgtagatctcctaacGTCGAACGAAAattccacgcctctagatcacacgccggaattaagaaacaatctcctcttcttctccaaatagcagctagggttagagaggaagacgGAGCTAGGgaattttctcactagagaattaattgagttaagtctatagttggagaggagtcatatttatagaaacttcataaaacatgataaacattattcaattatgagttctattcaaaatatgaaccttcataatatgataaacatcattcaattatgaagtcctattcaaaatatgaaccttcataatatgataaacattaccatagaagttctattagaaatatgagtcctaatctaactaaaatcacttttatctttgagtcctcataattttgattatccatttgactccatcgaatttaaatcaaaatttaaacttaagataaaaaccctagactagtttacaatttcactcatcccatgaagtaaaattataaattgacaattttacccctgtactcaaaacgagactgattctttatccctttaagtgtgactccctaggttcgttccgattggcaatgggaggataccaaaggacatgggtgacacctagccagccccgtggccccacgtcatagcccaattgaacacgaatgaatagatcattacgaacctttccgattatgattaccatatgtgtataaacctttcattcttgtatcccaaccgagtgagagccatggtaattgtcaaactcactgaactcgatcacatgcaaataactatagtggggtgagattaccaaactacccttcgtatcccacacgattagtttgactgccttggccaaggtcttctaatctcacatacttatagtcgTATAGGATACCTGACTCGCTTTACTtcgagagaacgaattccttcttggtgatcactcacatcGCTGCTACCGCCCGACATAGTCGTCACTTTtgaggtcggccctaccaaaaggtgaactgagcctaacaactctagtaacagactagacgtcacaagtacattgtgatcatgatacctcaggtctaaggtccactcatatgatcataaccaacaatcccaatcattgactgtcaaagagtaaaacccatgtgatttgattgttgcgagtcatgttcgaatagaccaattcccaatgatgcatttatgacatatgttcccactattccatagtgttcaactagcactctttgtcaaattatatgtcatacaaatccttatgaatctttaatgcccaattaaaggttctccgatttgcgaactatttaagtatataagtaccaaacccttctagtgctctcctcattattccacaaagagtagaagttttaacttaatacacatggactatgatattcaaaactaataataatgcaatcacaagatttatatgaacatcaaaataaatgcctactaaataagaatgtataatacaaatgaaatgctaatacaagtatcctagttggcattcgagggcataatcctaacaaaaacatgaaaattatcACTATACccttaatgtaaaaaaatttaataattatgtatgaaatatttaaaatgtgtttatttataatatatctgaaaaataatcatttggttaatattattatttataaaataaatagaattatttataaatttttgacATCTCATTCCACATCTCAATTCTtataataaactatttaaatttaagattttaaatataaacaattccGCATTTCaattactataattaaatatgtaaattaagtatataactTTAACCATTATACAATCTAATTATTacaactaaatattaaattaaatacaatatttacttgcacaaaatttatacattttactTATACTTACTTTTTGTCATAAAATCTTTCAAATCTTGttgtaacaaaattaattattatagttaaatatttaaattaattctaatcattataaatatgaaataatgctAATGGGATTAGTCCCAATACTATTAGTCCCTTTTATTATGATATACTAAATATCTCAATATACCAATGATAAACGACCACAGTTGAAAACAATAACTCCAAGGCAAACAAAATTGAGTAGCAATCATGAATAGAATCCACCAAATTTTAATCCTTCcaatttttaacacaaaaatacaggaaaaaataatgaaacacaaaataaaataatcatttgtTCCACAACACAATTGGTTGcatacacacaaacacaaagtATGGGTCATGCATAAAATTAACCACAATtttcaaaagaacaaattaaaataatagtaaGTGTTCTTGAATGTACTACTACTTCCGACAAACAAGTTATATTCTTGCTTGCGCTACTACTTATtccacacacacaaacacaaaatactAATCAAGAATAGCATCAACTAAAGTTTGAAAAAGTACAGATCAAAATAACAAGAAGTGTTCTTTCATGCACTACTACTTCATTGAAAGGCTTACGATTGAGATGTTCCTTAGATGCACTATAACTTCATCGAGAGGCTTATGATTGAGAACTTTCTTGGGTGCACTATAAGTTCATTGAGATGCCACCAATTGCCATTTGCTCTTCTTTACTCTACAACcaataaatcaaaaagaaaatcaataaggAAACATGCACAATATTGAAGAATCTCAAATATGGAACTTCCTAGtcatgataaataataaaattaaataccaCTACAATAGCATATCACAAAGAAATCATCTtccaaattgaaaaataaataaaagattaaatctTTTTCCACTTCTTTGGCAAaagatgcattttttttaaaatggattCTCACTTGAACATCATAATTAACTTTGCACCCATGatgcaagtgtttttttttttccacatttCAAAAGTCTAAGATGAGCTTATTCTTCCAAAGCTTCATCATCATGTTAAatgtaaaactaaataaatgacTATAgaatttagattaaaaatatacaaagatgATAACATAGGCTTTTGGAAACAAAGATAAACTCATAAAGTTAATGAAAAAACTTGTGATGGgcaataaaaatttcttatcGAGTTGATTTACACATTGGGTGGGCGATACGGCATTCTAGCTTAAAATCTTGGAGTTAATCCTCATCCTTTGCCAAGGCCTGTAACATGATTAGTGCTTCATCATCATTAAGTCCATCAATATTAAAACGAACttaagttattaatttctttttcttcaatttctatTCTAGCTGCTTCTTTAAGAGCTGCAATTTCAAAGCTACAACTAGCAAATTCAGCACATTGAGCTGTAGATTGGGCATTACATGTTGCTGCTTCAGccaaagttttaaattttgagtCAACTATCTCTATGAAGTTGCAAAAATTTTTCAGATATTTTCTCCATAGTTGACACTATAGCAAGTCCATTTCTCTTTCATCATGTCGATGTATTTGATGAGTTACTATTTGATGCCATAGGCAATGACAATGGAATTTCAGTAGGTTCTTGCCTAGGTGTAAAGAAATCATAAACTGGCACTTGAGAAAAGCTTGCATCCTCCTCTAAAAGAATGGCATCATCATGTTCATATTTTATTGCACCATCACTGATATCACCCCTTGGATTTTCATAGACCCTATCTTCAGTAAAAACTAGGGCgagatcattaaaaaatagaaaagattttCCATATAGATCAGCTACTTCTTTACAAGCCTATATTGATTAGGAAAGAAAATTAATGATATGTATCACATGTATAATTCAttagaaaattaacaaaatgtATCAATACTTTGACAAACTCATCATATAAGCTTTTCTCACACACAATTGTGCTATGCTCATAGTTCTAATAAAAACTACTTACACGTATAATATCAACAATTGTGGTGGTCTAAGTATTCAAAAATTTTACACGAGATTCGATAGTTGGCACATTTTTTAACATGGTTTGcagaatatttttctttatcattctttctaattgaagaaggTCTCCATCTCGAAACCCATTTTCAGCCCTCCAAACGGGTCTCGCAGAAAGCTCAACTAATGCATCAATCAGAGCCTTATCTTATTCTTCAATccaataatgtttattttgtccCCTACTCCTTTGTTGTGAATCTGAGTCCatactatgccaaaaaaaataataataaagcaataaaatacTTGCCAAGTGTTAAAATATCAAGAGTCTCAAATATTG from Dioscorea cayenensis subsp. rotundata cultivar TDr96_F1 unplaced genomic scaffold, TDr96_F1_v2_PseudoChromosome.rev07_lg8_w22 25.fasta BLBR01000627.1, whole genome shotgun sequence harbors:
- the LOC120254786 gene encoding putative nuclease HARBI1, which gives rise to MFIYTLAHNASNRDVQERFEHSAETGCVGAIDVTHIPIMISLDKQDPYRNRKQRLSQNVMVACDFDLRFVYVRAGWEGSASDARILQHSIKQGFEVPRGKYYLVDAGYANTLNFIAPYKGVRYHLQEQGRAQSRPSNYKELFNLRYASLRNHVERIISIFKIRFLILKVATFHPIDSQTGIVVAAYMFHNFICIHNGTYVVEDFDNEVEETIVPNGDESYGEDVDTMNSERNTGARKIDEIAMQMWSDYCSYRRD